The Tenuifilum thalassicum genome includes the window GCCCTTGGGTTACATCAGTACGTTGAATAAGCGTATCAATTTTTGCTTTAAAAATGGCAATAGGTGTTTGCAGTTCGTGGGCTGCATTTTCAACAAATTCACGCTGGTTATTGTAGATAATCAAGTTTCTTTCAATCAATTTTTCAATACTTTTATTCAGCCGGTCGAATTCCTCAATATCAGAATTAATAAAATCAGGTTTACTGTGTTTATCTATTTCAAAAGTTTCAATTTGTTGCAAGGTTTGGTAAAAAGGTTTCCATAAACGTGTGGATATAATCTTATTTATGAAGTAAATTCCTGAAAATAGCAGAACAAGAATCATTGCAAAAAGGAGAGCAATGGTAAAAATCAAATCTTGCGATTCCAATAAATTCGTTTTAACCAAAAGCGTATAGGGCTTTCCCTCAATGCAAACAGGGGCTTTTAAAACTCGATATGGCTGATCCTCATTTTCAATTGGATTAAAATATGATGCATTAAACAACGTATCAGATTTTAATCCGATCGAATTTTGTATTTCAATGTTGTTATTAAACCGATTCCAACTTGGAATGTCGTTTACCTTTATTTCCGAAACCGAATTATTTAAAAAATCTGCCTTGGTAAGCAATAGAGATTCATCAATTTCACTCAAATAAAGTCTATTGACAAGGAAAGAAAATAGTGGTGCTGCAATTACAAAAAGCAGGATTGAAATGTAGAAGTATATCCTTTGTGTTCTATCAAGTAATTTTTTATTCATTTTGCCATTTGTAACCTAAGCCATATACCGTTTTGATGTAATTTCTACTTCCGGCGCTTATTAGTTTCCTTTTAAGATTTTTAATATGAGCATACACAAAATCGTGGTTATCCAACATGTCTGCCATATCTCCCGAAAGGTGTTCTGCAATAGCACCCTTTGATAACACTCTGTTTTTATTTCCAACAAGAAATAGCAATAAATCAATTTCCTTTTTGGTTAGCTCAATTTCTCGATTATTGACTTTTACAACTTTCGAGAGTGTGTCAATTTCTATTTCGTTAAAGATAATTTTATTATTTCCATGGAATTGTTTTCGTCTGATCAAGGCTTGTATTCTTACCAACAACTCTGACAAATGAAATGGTTTTATCAGGTAATCATCAGCACCCAGATTGAATCCTTCAATTCTGGTTTCCAAAGTTTCCTTGGCAGATATAATGATAACTCCATCTGTTTTATCCAGCTTTTTTAGTTCCGTCAACAAGTCAAATCCATCACCATCAGGCAACATTAGGTCAAGTAAAATGCAATCGTAATTATAGATAGCAATTTTATCTACTGCTGACGAAAAGTTTTCAGCCCATTCACACACAAAGTCGTTACTATTCAAATAATCTTGAATGCTTTTTGCTAAATCTATTTCATCTTCAACTAGTAACAGTTTCATACTGCAAATTTACTTTTCAATTTTGAATAATTTTTGAACTTGGCGTTGGCTAAAAATTAGCTCTTTTATTTTTTAATGTGCTGGCTTTCGTGTCGGGAAAAACCAAATCCCGAAGAATCGGGACAAGTTGTGCTGTTTACGCGTAGGCTCTCTTTTACAGTTTGCTACTCAACTCATTTATATACGCTACTCTATTTCGCTTTATTTCCATTATTGGATGTATTCACGCTATAAAATAGCGTTTTATCTCTTAAATCAAATGTAAGAAAAAAATTATAAATCATCAATCGGCAATTTGTTTTTGCGGACCTTTTAAGTTTACACTGGGGTTAAATTAGGCTGGGCATATTCACATGTAACCGAATTGGATTATATGCAACTAAAACCAACCCTTTCGGCAATAGTTTTTTTTAGGTATACCAAGCACTTATACACCAGCGTGTAACCGTTTTTACCATCATAGCAATGTCATATTGTGGGATCCCAGTTATAACATCTAACTACCTAATTGTCAATTCCAATAAAAAAAACATTGATATGACTTGACCATAATTTAAAACGTATGCAAAGACAACGGGAATGACAGAAAAAAGCCCCACCGCTGCCATTCCTGCCACAAATGCTGGAATCCTGACAGGCGCATGTCAGTTTTAACCTGCAAAAAAGTCAGTTTTAAGTTTTGGCACAGGTTATGATAAATACCTAACGTAAAAATTCAGAAAAAAAGTTTTAACCTAAAAATTATAAAAAGCTATGTCGAACGTAAAGGTGAAACCACTGGCCGATAGAGTGCTGGTAGAGCCCATGGAGGCCGAAGAGAAGACTTCAAGCGGAATCTACATTCCTGACACCGCCAAGGAAAAACCACAAAAAGGAACTATCATTGCTGTTGGTCCTGGTACCAAGGACATCACCATGGAAGTAAAAGAAGGCGATGTTGTGCTCTATGGCAAGTATGCCGGTACTGAAATTACCATCGACGGTAAGGATTACCTTATCATGAAACAATCCGACATCTTGGCTGTTATCTAATCGTCAAAGTGTAAACAATTAAAAAACAATAAACTATGTCATCAAAAGTATTAACCTTCGACATTGAAGCTCGCGACAAGCTCAAAAGAGGAGTTGACCAACTAGCAAATGCTGTTAAAGTAACCCTTGGTCCTAAAGGTCGCAATGTTGTTATTGAGAAGAAATTTGGATCGCAACAAGTAACCAAGGATGGTGTTTCTGTTGCTAAAGAGATAGAGCTACCCGATCCACTAGAGAATGTAGGTGCTCAAATGGTTAAGGAGGTTGCCTCTAAAACCGCCGATAATGCTGGTGACGGTACAACTACTGCAACCGTTTTAGCACAAGCAATTGTTAACGTTGGTTTGAAGAACGTTACTGCTGGCGCTAATCCAATGGATCTAAAGCGCGGTATCGACAAAGCTGTTGCTAAGGTAGTTGAACACCTAAAAAAGCAATCGGTATCGGTTGGCGACGATTACCTAAAGATTGAGCAGGTTGCTACCATCTCTGCTAACAACGATAATGAGATTGGTAAACTCATTGCTGAGGCAATGAAGAAGGTGAAGAAAGAAGGTGTTATCACCGTTGAGGAAGCTAAAGGTATTGAAACAACCGTTGAGGTTGTTGAAGGTATGCAATTCGACCGTGGTTACATCTCACCATACTTCATCACCGACCCCGACAAGATGGAGGCAGTATTGGAGAATCCTCTCATCCTAATTACCGATCGTAAGATCTCAACCATGAAGGATCTCCTACCCATTCTTGAGCCTGTAGCTCAAAATGGTCGTTCACTCCTTATCATTGCCGAGGATGTAGAAGGCGAAGCTCTTGCAACACTTGTAGTTAACAAGCTTCGCGGTTCGCTTAAGATTGCTGCAGTAAAAGCTCCTGGCTTTGGCGACCGTCGTAAGGAGATGCTTGAGGATATCGCTATTCTAACCGGTGGTGTGGTAATTAGCGAAGAGAAAGGCTTACGCCTCGACGGTGCTAAGATGGATATGCTAGGTAGCGCTGAAAAAGTAACCATCGACAAGGAGAATACTACCATTGTAAACGGTGGTGGTAAGAAAGATGCTATCGACAAGCGTGTTGCTCAAATCCGCACCCAAATTGAGAACACAACATCCGATTACGATCGTG containing:
- a CDS encoding sensor histidine kinase — encoded protein: MNKKLLDRTQRIYFYISILLFVIAAPLFSFLVNRLYLSEIDESLLLTKADFLNNSVSEIKVNDIPSWNRFNNNIEIQNSIGLKSDTLFNASYFNPIENEDQPYRVLKAPVCIEGKPYTLLVKTNLLESQDLIFTIALLFAMILVLLFSGIYFINKIISTRLWKPFYQTLQQIETFEIDKHSKPDFINSDIEEFDRLNKSIEKLIERNLIIYNNQREFVENAAHELQTPIAIFKAKIDTLIQRTDVTQGQWEILNSVSDTISRLNRLNKNLLLLSKIDKHYFSEPETFSMKELIEKQLDFFIEQAKQKSIEIKTDFKTDFNISSNKGLTEIMLNNLLLNSISHNVQYGAIIIRLAKKELIITNTGKAEELPPEKLFNRFSKSNESVQGNGLGLAIVKKIADLNNWSIAYSFSDNKHTFSVQFK
- a CDS encoding response regulator transcription factor, giving the protein MKLLLVEDEIDLAKSIQDYLNSNDFVCEWAENFSSAVDKIAIYNYDCILLDLMLPDGDGFDLLTELKKLDKTDGVIIISAKETLETRIEGFNLGADDYLIKPFHLSELLVRIQALIRRKQFHGNNKIIFNEIEIDTLSKVVKVNNREIELTKKEIDLLLFLVGNKNRVLSKGAIAEHLSGDMADMLDNHDFVYAHIKNLKRKLISAGSRNYIKTVYGLGYKWQNE
- a CDS encoding co-chaperone GroES, whose product is MSNVKVKPLADRVLVEPMEAEEKTSSGIYIPDTAKEKPQKGTIIAVGPGTKDITMEVKEGDVVLYGKYAGTEITIDGKDYLIMKQSDILAVI
- the groL gene encoding chaperonin GroEL (60 kDa chaperone family; promotes refolding of misfolded polypeptides especially under stressful conditions; forms two stacked rings of heptamers to form a barrel-shaped 14mer; ends can be capped by GroES; misfolded proteins enter the barrel where they are refolded when GroES binds), whose protein sequence is MSSKVLTFDIEARDKLKRGVDQLANAVKVTLGPKGRNVVIEKKFGSQQVTKDGVSVAKEIELPDPLENVGAQMVKEVASKTADNAGDGTTTATVLAQAIVNVGLKNVTAGANPMDLKRGIDKAVAKVVEHLKKQSVSVGDDYLKIEQVATISANNDNEIGKLIAEAMKKVKKEGVITVEEAKGIETTVEVVEGMQFDRGYISPYFITDPDKMEAVLENPLILITDRKISTMKDLLPILEPVAQNGRSLLIIAEDVEGEALATLVVNKLRGSLKIAAVKAPGFGDRRKEMLEDIAILTGGVVISEEKGLRLDGAKMDMLGSAEKVTIDKENTTIVNGGGKKDAIDKRVAQIRTQIENTTSDYDREKLQERLAKLAGGVAVLYVGAATETEMKEKKDRVDDALSATRAAVEEGIVPGGGVAYIRAIEALEDLKGQNEDETTGIQIVKRAIEEPLRQIVTNAGLEGSVIVQKVKEGKGDFGYNAQADKFENLFQSGVIDPTKVTRVALENAASIAGLVLTTECVITEKKEDKPAPMANPGMGGMDMM